A region of Elusimicrobiota bacterium DNA encodes the following proteins:
- a CDS encoding (2Fe-2S)-binding protein, protein MPKKACAPVRIKINGRWQEFDRERDLTPAMTLSYLLKEVLGLTGIKVSCDEGACGACTIIMDGKAVLSCMMLALQANGHEILTIEGLAKDDPVVEAFAAQSEPGYGTALQCGYCTPGFVMTAKALLADNPAPTLGEVKEALSGNLCRCGCYAAIAQAVLHAAEKVRAGGGR, encoded by the coding sequence ATGCCCAAGAAAGCGTGCGCTCCCGTCAGGATCAAGATCAACGGCCGCTGGCAGGAGTTCGACCGCGAGCGGGACCTCACGCCCGCCATGACCCTGTCCTACCTGCTCAAGGAGGTCCTGGGTCTGACCGGGATCAAGGTCTCCTGCGACGAGGGGGCGTGCGGGGCCTGCACCATCATCATGGACGGCAAGGCCGTCCTGTCCTGCATGATGCTCGCCCTGCAGGCCAACGGGCATGAGATATTGACCATCGAGGGCCTGGCCAAGGACGACCCGGTGGTGGAGGCTTTCGCCGCGCAGAGCGAGCCGGGCTACGGCACGGCCCTACAGTGCGGCTATTGCACCCCCGGCTTCGTCATGACCGCCAAGGCCCTGCTCGCCGATAACCCGGCTCCGACGCTGGGAGAGGTCAAGGAGGCGCTCTCCGGCAACCTCTGCCGCTGCGGCTGCTACGCGGCCATCGCCCAGGCCGTGCTGCACGCCGCGGAAAAGGTCCGGGCCGGAGGCGGCCGATGA